Part of the Sulfuriflexus mobilis genome is shown below.
TGGCTACATTTCCAAGTCGGTCAGTAAAAATAACGGCAGGTAATTTACTGATGCCTTTTATAAACATAAATTCATTATTGGCAAATTCTTCTCCATTCGGGCAAATGACATTAAAACCTGCTGACACATCCGTTTTGTAAAGCATGTAACTGTCATCCAGATCTGTGCCTAAATTTATATCGTTACAGACCGCGCATTCGTCCTGATAATATACAATCATCAGTTGTTTGTTCTTTTCTGCTGCATCTCCTGCAAGTACAGCCAGATCGGCAATATCAACCTCGGGTATAACACTATTTCCTGCATACGATGCATTCACACTGAATCCAAGTATCAAAACCATGGCAGCATAATGTAATTTATTTGGCATTTTCATGATTAACCTCTCGTGTTGTATATGAAAGACATACGGTTGCTGATAAATGACGCTAAATAGTTTATTTCCTCTTGTTTGAAAGTATGCGCACTAATATGCTTAAGTGGTATCGTGATAAAGACATGAAATATCGAAATATGGACAAGCCGCTCAGTAACGGAGGTGACTTGTTGTAATGTGGCACGATGCATAAAAAACGGCGCCCCGGTTTCCGGGGCGCCGTTTTTGCTCAGAGAAATTCCTGAACCTGTTACGCTTCAGAACTCGCTTCTGAACTACCGGCCGCGGCCTGGGCCATTTTCTGCAGCTCACCACTCTGGAACAGCTCGAGGGTGATGTCACAACCACCAACCAGTTCGCCATTGATATAAAGCTGCGGGAAGGTCGGCCAGTCGGCAAAGGCTGGCAGGTTTTCGTAGACTTCCTGGTCGGCGAGGACGTTCACATAACCAAACTCGACGCCACAGTTCTGCAGGGCCTGGGCGGTACGGCTGGAAAAACCACACTGCGGGAACTGGGGCGTGCCCTTCATGTACAGCACGATCGGGGTGCTCTCGACCTGCTGTTTGATGCGCTCTAATGGATCCATAACAAATACAACCTCATGTTTTTACAACGAATACGGGTGCTACCTACCTTTGATATGGGGGCATCTACCCGCATTTCAAATACCTGACTGTTTTACCCTGGATATAGGCGGCTAGTCTACAGGGTTTGGGCGAGGGGTTCTAGCCCGCCCCATCGACGTTACGCTGCAACCAGAATTCCAGCAGGGCCAGGTGCCAGAGCTTACTGCCCATAATCGGCGTCAGGTAGCGTTCCGGGGCGGCCAGCAGCTGCTCGACATAGGCCTGCTGGAATAGGCCCCGCTGGCGGCAGGCCTGTGAGTGCAGGATGTCACGCATGAAATCAAGAAACTCGCCACGCACATACTTCAAGGCCGGCATCGGGAAGTAACCCTTGGGTCGGTCGATAACCGCATCCGGGATGCGACCACGCGAAATAGCCTTGAGCGGGTACTTGCCGCCCTCGCGCAGGCGCATTTCCGGTGGCATCTGCATGGCCAGCTCGACCAGTTCGTGATCGAGGAAGGGCACACGCGCCTCCAGCCCCCAGGCCATGGTCATGTTATCGACACGCTTGACCGGGTCATCGGTGATAAGCATGGTCGTATCCATGCGCAACACCTGATCCATGAAGCTGTCTGCGCCCTCGCGATGCAGGCGCTCGCCGATCAACCCGCCGGTGTAATCCAGCCCATGCCAGACCGGCTCCAGCGCGGCGAGCAATTCGTGATGCGGGCGGTCAAAATAATGTTTACGGAAACGCTCGAGGTAGTCACCCTTTTCAGCGGCCATTCGGTGGTACCAGAAATAGCCGCCGAAGACCTCGTCAGCGCCCTGGCCACTCTGCACGACCTTAACTTCCTGCGAGACACGCTCGGAGAGCAGATAAAAGGCTACTGCGTCCTGGCCCACCATGGGCTCGGCCATGCTGTCCACGGCCTCGGGCAGCCGTGTCAGGACCTGATCGTTGGGGATGAGGAATTTGTAGTGCTCAGTGCCATAGCGTTCCACGACCTGGTCAGAGAACTCAAATTCA
Proteins encoded:
- the grxD gene encoding Grx4 family monothiol glutaredoxin, with the protein product MDPLERIKQQVESTPIVLYMKGTPQFPQCGFSSRTAQALQNCGVEFGYVNVLADQEVYENLPAFADWPTFPQLYINGELVGGCDITLELFQSGELQKMAQAAAGSSEASSEA